The Desulfovibrio piger DNA segment GACTCTCCCGCTGCATGTACTTCCAGTTGCTTCCCCAGCCAATTCCCCATGTCTACTGGCAAAGTGTCCACGATTGACGGGATACCAGAAAGAATATCCTGTCCTGTTTCCTCTGCCTGTGAGCATGAGTTTTCCGCAGATGATGTCCCATGAGTTGAATCCTCGGGTGTGCTTGCTTCGCTGCCTTTTTCCGATGTGGAGGTATTTTCCGTCTGGGTTCCACTCTCCTGGTGTTGTTCCTCCTGTGACGGGGATTTCCAGGACTTGAGGCAATGTGCCAACTGGCGGGCATAATGGATGGCACTGGACGTATCTGGGCATTCCTGCCTGATTTGTGCAAGGATGAGATCCAGAGACTGTCGCATACCGGGGAAGTGAGTATCCAGAGAGGTTGTTTCCTCTTCCAGCGGTTGTGACACTTCAGGGACATCCCAGGAACGCACTGTCAGCAGCACATAGTTCAAAACAGAAAGAGCGAGGGATCTTTTCCCCGCCCTTTCTCTGGTCGCATCTTCCACGAAGAACCGGCGTATCAGCTCGTGGAAATTATGCCTGCATCCCGGGAATACCGCAGCCAGTCTGTTTTCCACCCTCCAGTCTTCGATGGCATTGAACAGATTTTTCGTCACCGCATCCAGAGCAGCCTCCTTGAATGCCTTGAAATCCGTATACCGGATATGGGCGGATTCATGGTCGATAAAGCCCCTGACCAGAAGCAGCAGCTCTTCCCCACAGTCTACGGGCAATGATGGTAACTGGATCATGTTCCCATCCGTACAGGCATCAGACCCACCAATATGCACATGCACACCGTAGGTATTCCCAAGTACGGAAGCCAGAAGAGGCAAACAGCCCAGGATATCTTTCTCTCGCAGCTGCATTACCACAACCCCATGCTGGGAATCTCAGGAAGTATCGGTGCGGAAACGACTTCCGGCAACACAGGCAACTCAGCAGTCCCGAAAGGATTGTCCTCATCCGGCTGAACGCTTTCATCCTTTTTGAGCAACGCATCCAGAACGGAACCGGTCGAATTTCCTTCGATGACTTTCTGGGCATGGAGGATGAGCGCATGACTGTCCTTGAGAAGACAGACAAGACCTTGCAGGAGGATCAGATCGCTTCCTGTGATATTCCCTCTTTTGGGCATTCTATCCAGAGCGGACTGGATGATATCAGCCACAGGGCTCACATGAGGTTCCACAAAGCTGAGTCCTACCAGTTTGGATTGGAGAGTGCGCAAAGGAGACAGGGCCTTGTGAGTCACTTCTGTCCTTCCCTCATAAACACGCTTCCAGATATCCTTTGCAGTCCGGGACAGATCATCGAAAAGAGTGTTACCGAGCCCTTCCACTTCTTCCGCCAGACCAGATTCCAGAACTGCCTTTTCATCAGGATACTGCTCCAGGGGGGATACCTTGTACAGCTGCCAGCGAAAGTCCATGCGAGCCCGAACATATTCAGGACTTACCGTGGAATTGCGGATGATTTCCGACCACTGGGAATGCTTGTCTATCCAGGTTTTGACGGATTCATCATAATCCGCCAGGAATGCTTCTTTTTCCCGCAGGAATTCGTCTCGGATGGCCACCAGTTCCTGAATGATGGCACCAGCTTTCTCTTCCGGGATAGCCCAACCAGACATGAAACGTACTCCATGCCTGTCCAGAAAACTGAAAGCACGGGCTTTCAAGGTGGAGAAGATCTTCAACGAACTGGGATCGGCGATACGCTTGGAACCCAAAGAAGCCAGGTCTTCGGGAGGGAGTTCAGCGCCACCGAAGTCTTCCACGGTCATTTTTTTCCGAGCTGACCAGAGACTGATATCCAGGTTCAGAGCCAGCAGATTTTCCAGGATGCGGATATCGGAAATGATCTGGGTCATATGATCCTCCTAAATGGAGCTTTTGGTTTTGATGAGGGCATACCCTTCACGCAACTTTTTGGCGGCTCGGGATGTCAGTTCCAGTATGGGGCTTTTGTCTTTGCAGGTATCCACGGGAACGAAATGCTGCTGTCCGCTTTGTCCAGTATGTCCCCAGGTAATGGTCAGTCCTTCAGCACCAGCATCGCCTACCCAATCCTTGGTCAGAGTTTGCCCATCCAGTACGTATTCCTTGCGCAGGAAGATACGGGGATAGGGAACAGCACTACTCCGCTGACAATGCAGCTTTACGAACCCGAGAGCTTCCTCTCCCATGAGCAGATCGTTTCCACTCCCTGTCAGATGCGGAAACATGCGTTGAGCCAGTTCATGCAACATAGCTCTGGTCTCATGTGAAGCCCTGTAGGCAAGAGCTCTATCCAAAGCATATGTCACCGGCTGGATTCCCTGTTTCGCCAGTGGCTGAAAACGCAAGGTCAAAGCGCCCCAGCGCAAAAGACTGCGCGTGGAGAACGTGATTTCGATGCTGCCGCTCAGTGTGCTTCCACTCATCTCGCTCATGAACAACCTGCGGACTTCATTGGCATAGTCCACCATCGTTTCACACAAGGATACGGGCAACGCCGGATAGCGATCCCGCAAGAGCTTCTTTTCCACAGAGGGATCAGGGTAGCCCATCTCGCAAAGGATGAATCGATCCGTGAAAGCCAGATTCTGCCGCTGAGTTCCCTGGTAAAGACCGGTGTCATCCCCTGCGCCATTGGTATTGGCTGTAGCCACGAATCGGAACATGGGATGAGGGATGATGAGTTCCCCACCATTTTCCGGGATACACAGAGGAGAACCGTCCAGGATACCATGCAGTCCTGCTGCGACTTCCGGTGAAGCCATATCCAGCTCATTGATCAGACAGATGCCTCCGTAACGCATAGCAAGCGCAAGTGGTCCGTATTCGTAGGACATGCTCCCTTCATGCACGGTCAAATGTCCTGTGAGATCAGCGAACTCCAGCCTGCCGTGTCCCGTCACTTCGAACAGGGGATAGTTCAAGCGTGCAGCCAGTTGTTTGACACACGATGTTTTCCCACAACCGGAAGGACCAAAGATGTACAGGGGTTCCTCCGGGGAAAGCAGCCAGACGATGATGTCCCTGCTGGATTCATGGAACAGGTAATTGGGGTCCAACCTGGGGGTATACAGAGAGGGGGTGGCATATCCCTTGATGGGAGTACCGGAAGGATTGCCGCTAAAAATCTGACCAGCATCCAGTTCGATGACCTGAAGCCGGCTCAATTCGTCAGATATGGTTTGCATCGCCATCTCCTTGAAATACAAAAAGGCCCCTGATCCGTTGAGGAATCAGGGGCCTTTTTCGTTGTATCTGGTTACTAAAGGGGAATGTAGTTACCGAAAGAGTTATCCAAAATGGTCACCTTGTCAGCCAATTGCATGGCACGTGGCAGATTTTCAAGACTTCTGGCATAACGACGGATAACATCTTGAGCAGGAACGTCATGGCCTCCACGGGCAACACGAGCTGCTACACGCTGCAAAGCCAATTCAGGACTGGACAAACGAATATACACCAGCTCAATCTGATAGCCTCGTTGTCGAGCTTCTGCCATCAGGGTAAAGTCAAAGTGAGCCGTCAGGGTTGACTCCCTGGCAAAGGAAACCCCCTCCTGTAAAAATACACGCGCCATACGTACAGCAGCCTTGCCTGCCGCCATAGGCGATAATCCATCTGCCGCCAGTTTGTCAGGATCAATCACCAACAGATTTTCCCTGAGAGCGACAGTTCTTGTGAACGTGCTTTTGCCAGCACCATTGGGGCCACAAATACACAAGAGCCGTGGCATTTACTGCTCCATTTTTTCCGGGACAGGCAATGACGTTTTTTCTATGCGCCCGTCAGGATAACGCAGAACATAGTGCCCATCCTGGTCGATATAGTTCAGCGGTATTCCCTTCTCGAGTTCTTTTTGCAGGATAACATGCTGATTTTCCACAGCAGTTTCAACAAGTTCTTCCAACGTCAGAGGCATGTCAAACTCCTGTTGCCATCATGGCTGTTTGAAGATTCCTTAGGAGATTGTGACGTAAGAGTGCGTCACAGGCAAGATACCTCCCCTACTCTTCAATAGCTTCTCTCATGGAGATGCCACGGGACACCTCCATCTCAAAAGGATTCTCGCACCAGCTACCATCTGTCTCCACATCATCGAATTCCTCTCCAATCCGAATGAAGTAGAAGTCCTGGGCATCGAGTTCGTTGAGCTGTGCTTGCAGCCAGTTGATCTCGGGAAACGTGCTGTACCACTTGGTCCAGTTCCAGAACCAGAGCTGATCGCCTTCTTTGCTCGTGTAGTGGGTATCCGCATGCGCCAACAGGTTTTCGACAACTGTGCGCAGTTCCGAATCTTCCAGCGTTGTCAGTTTTCCAGTGAGCTGCTTGTAGCCTGCGGCAGAAATGGTGAGGCCAACTTCAGAGTAGTATCCCATGATGTCTCCTTACAGGATGAGGGGGTTAGTGGATGGGGGTGATGGACAAACGGGCAACAGGCTTTCCTTCCTGCTCATGCCGCTGGAACAATGCATCCACATCGATATGATCAAGACCTTCCTCATGGAAGATATGCGCCAATTCCTGTGCCAATCCCTTGCGATCCAAAGTACGTCGGCCAGATGACATACCCAGACGAAAACGATGCTGTCCTGTACTTATCCAATCCGTAGTGGATGCGAGTTGATGCGCCTGTTTGAGAGCGCTTTCGATTTCCTTGATACGGATATCCAGGGTGGAACGTTCTTCCTTGAGCTGTTCAAGTCTGGTCACAGCAGGTTCCCATTGCGGTTGAAAATCCCCCTGACGGAATTTGGGACATCCCTCATTGAATGAGCAGGTAGCGCACAGAAGATGGAATCCCCTGGCATAACGGAGAGCATCCAGTTCACGTTGCTGTTGTCTGCATGAACAGGTCTCCTGCCAGAATTGTTCAGCTGTTTTGCCTACAACTTCCAGAGTCCCTTTTTCCGAAACAAATGGGCCAAATGCCCGACAGTCTTTCATGGACAGGTAGAGCAACCAGCCTTCCAGATCGATTTCCGTAGGGGTATCCGGTATGATCAGTCCCCATTGCAGCTTGCATATCTCCGGAAAGGTTCGGGCATGGCATATCTGTTCCCCGGAAGTGTTCCTCACGGAAAAAACAGGGTGATGCCACAAGGCAGCCAGAAGACTCGTTTGACCTTTGACCTGGATCAGATGTGATGGGTATGGTTCTGTAGGAATGTTTTCCGTACTTTTTACCTCCAGAATACGAACCGCCTTCCTAGGGGAATCCCATACCAAGGTGAAATCCAGATGTGCCCGGATGGGTGTATCCTTATATATCCAGTCGATCTCCAGCTGAGGGAGAACACGCAGGCCAAGCGCAGATAATCCTTCCCCGATACCCTGTTCAAACCAGTGACCACGTTGCAGAGGAAGCAGGCGATCAAGGTTTTCCGGCTCAGGAAAGATCCTGGAAGCCACCGCAGCCCGGGGACATTCCAGATACTTGCCCACATCGCTCATACCGACATATGAGGTACGATCTCCAAGCATGGCATGCGTCTGGGAACGTGAAGAAACGAGAAAGCCCTGCCGGATCACTTCCAGCAGGGCTTTCTCTCGTACAAGAGATGAGGGTGTCATGTCCTCTCCTTCAGGTTAGGCAGTTCCGGCATATTTCCACCAGAACTTGCGCTGTGCGTTCCAACGAAAACCAGCACCCGAAAGTATCTCACTGCGAGTCTGGGTATCTCCTGTAGCCACGATGCACTCCCTTCCATCCTGTGTGCTGACTATCTGGTAGCTCACGCCATCCAGCTGGGGGAGATCAGCAAAAGATCCATATTGCCGTTTTGAGGTGCCTGATTTTTTATCCGCCTGTGGTTCGCCTATCCTGAAAGCCTTTTTGCACCTGAGCCCCGTTTCTAGGCTGTTTCACGCGTCCAGATGTTTTAGGTTGCATTTTTGCGGCTTCTCCATCGTCATCCTCCTCTGTGATTATGCCCAGCATGGCTGTCAGAGCATACCGTCTGGCATAGGTAATGGCGCTGCCCATCCCCTGCGGATCAGCTTTTGGCAGAGGAACGACTGCCAATGAGCTTTGCCACTGACCGGATTCCGCATGTGTGAGTTTCGTCAGTAAACCGATATGTCCCGGACCAAGTTCCACAGGTGCAGGAACAGGAAGCTGAGTCATCCAGATACCATGTGCGAGGAGGACATCACGGCAAGCCTCCATGACCGAGTTGAGCGTGGCGTAATTGCTTCGGGTGAAAGGATTGGTGCCATCTCTGGCCGCAGGCAACAATTCGCGCTGTACCGCGATAAGAGCCTTGGCCAGTTCCGATATTTCAGCAGAACAGTATTCCAGCATGAGACCTCCCTACGGAAAAAAAGAAGCCCCGGAAGATGAATCCTCCGAGGCCGCATGTATTTCTTTTTGATAATATATATTTGAAATTTTTCGATTTCTTTATTTCAAACGCTGGATGATCTTTTCCGCAAGGAAAATGATTTCACTCCTGGTGACGGTCGGCAGTTCTTCCTGCTTCGGGGACGAAAAGCTGATCCGGTATTTCTCCAGATCTTCCTGGGTCATAAACAGCTCGGCGACAGAACATTCCAGGATTTCAGCGATCTCTTCCAACCGTTGAAAGCGAGGAGCGACAAGGCCACGTTCGATTCTGGAAAGCGAATCTGCTCCCATCCCCAAACGCTCGGCAAAGGCCGCCTGATTCCATCCCAGCAGTTTTCGTCGTGCGGTAATGTTCGCACCTACTATGACCGCGAGTCGCTGCTTTTTCGTCCCAGCCACGTATCCCTCCATTTTTGCGTACAAAAATAAGGGAAAGCGCGAGCTTCAAAAACAGCATAAAAACCAATTCTTGACATTTTATGCAATAAAAAATAGTGCTATCAAAAAAAAGCTCCAAGGAGGTATAGTATGGCAGTAGAAAACAAACCTACAACCAGTAATGATGAGGAACAGGCAAAAACAGCCCTCTTTCTGGTCGTAATAGCAATCTTTGGCTTTTGGTATTGGTATTGCTCTGATGGAATCAGAGCCGTAAAAAATATGCATGTATATGAAATCATATCGGAAGATCAGGTTAATTTTGCTGGATTAATGGGAGTAAATTTTTCAAAAGGAGCCTTAAAAAATAGAGGGATGGATGTTGATATTACATTTGAAGAAGCCATCGACCGCACTTCTCCAAAAAATGTTGAATTTGATTCATTCGCTTCCGAAATAAGCGCTTTTGGGCAACGAGAGAAATTCAAAGGGGTCCAAATATCTATTTTGTATGATCCTCCTTTGGCTAATAAATACAAAACAATAGATATTACATACGCTGTTCTCAAAGAACACTTTTATCATTTTAATCCAGCGCCAATTGGACCTATCGCAATTACCTATATGACGACTGATGGTCACACAAAACAGATATCTGGGGGGCGACAAGATGTACTTCTTCCAATAGCCGCGTTCTTCTCAGAGTGTCCAAGTGAAGAATTTGCGAAAATACTTAAATAACAATCAAGGAAGCCGTGTCCATAGGACACGGCTTCCTTGATTTGAGGCCAGATCTATGCATAACATTGCGATACTCATAGGTGCAATTATCGGCGGATACATTCTTTTTTCTGATTTTATCATAGAATTTGGAGTAATTGGTGGGATTTTAGCTATCATTGCATGTTTACTAATTATATACAAATAAAATAATTAGTTACGTAAATTATATAAATAAACCCTGGAGAAATAAAATGAGATGCTTGACTAGAATTATAATTACATCATTCATTATTACCTTTTACGCCACAGCAGTATTTGCTATTTCTGATACAGAATACCAAGAATTATTAAAAGTTCCCTACTTCAAACAGGCAGACCAAGAACTTTCAGCTGTTTGGAAAGAAGTCTATAGCAAACTTGACGGTGCTTATAAAAAACAAATCTTAAATGACCAGCGTCAGTGGCTGAAGTCTGGACGTGACAGTAGCGCGAAAGCCTTGATGGAGGAAGAAGGATTCACCATAGAGGACGCCTATACCATAGCTGTTTATCTGAGAATAGGAGACTTGTATGTCATTCAACATAACAACTCCCTATCTCCAGACCAGTATGGCAGTGCAAAAGCTGATGGCTATTACTATGACACGATGTATGAAAAAGCAGTCAATTTAATCAAACAGCATAAAAATTCTGACAGTCAAATTTTGGCAATCCGAAGTACACAAGGGGAATATCTTGGTTTCATGGAGGAAGAAGGCATGATGGTCGGCTTTACCATTCGGAAACCAAGCTATGCACAAGTTTTTATCAGCTGCCCAAAAGAAAAAACTCTTGAGTTTTTTGGCTCGCTTTCGGCTGGTGGTAAGGTAGAGGCCACATACCAAATCACCTATGTCGAAGAAGGCCCTGACGGCCCAGAGGTATATCTTTCATGCAAGGCTGGCAGAAGACTGGCAAACTAATCCATCACTAAAAGAGCCCGACTGGTCATCCCAGCCGGGCTCTTTTAGTAGCAACTTATCCTTCCTGCCCCTCTTTCTCCATACGCTTCGCAGCTCTGGCTTCCTGGGCACGTCTGGCATTATCCGTCATCTTTGCGAGGTATTCCCGAGCCATGAGTTTTTGTGTCGGCTCATAGCCACAAAGTTTTTTGTAGTCCTCTACGCTGAGTTCATGATGAGCCAGATGACGAGCCGTCAGACTCAAAGATTGCTTGCCGCAAAGGCAGCAGGTGATGCTTTTCTCCGTAATGGCCGTAGCAGGATCGAACTTCAAATCATCCTTCGTATACTGCTTCTTCTGGGGAGCAGGCTTTTTCTCAATTTCGGGGATCAGCGCCACTTGCTTGACAGGAGCAGCTACGGGCTGGACAGGGGAGACTACAAACTCAGGCTGTTCCAGGAGACGTTTCTCGATCTCCATGTTGAGCAGCTTGGCTTTCTCATACTCAGCCATGACAAATTCGATAGGTTGATTGCTGTGTTTAGCAAAAATCGCTGCAAAAATATCCTTATCTTCCAGTGCCATTTTTGCCTCCTTTTTTATATCAAAAATTTCAATAAATATATGCTAAGAACAGTCAATTAGCAATGCTTTGAAGTATAAATTATCCTATCCCGCATGACATTTTTATAGATAAAATACAAAAATGAGTTTCTCCTATAATGAAAAAGGAAGCTATTCTCTCTCTCTCTTTAATCCTTTTGGGGAGCAGGTAGTGGACGACCAGAGAAAAAGTCGGTATCCTTACCAAAACAGGAGAAAGAATGCCAGTTATTTTAAATATAGGGGCATATCGATTTTTCTTCTATTCGAATGAGGGAAATCCGACAAAAGCTCCGCATATCCATGTAAGAGAATGTCCGGCATACATCTTGCTATACCAGTTTTCTCCAAAGGATACAGGCCAAAGCAAGGTAAAGTAGCCCCATAAAATTGACGAGGTAACAACAGTAGCGAGTACGCAAGCTCCGAAAACCCTTCAACCAGGCGAATGTCCGCTCTACTACCCAACGGCGGGCAGGAGTCCTCCAGCGGTCCCGAACTTCTTCCCCCCGGCTGCGGATATGCTCCTCAAATCCGTTTACGTAGACTTCTTCGCTGACTCGCGGGTAGTCATAGCCCTTGTCCAGACAGAGATGGCGTACGGCAGACCCCAGAAACCAGCCGCCCATTTCCCGGGAGTTCTTCAGCGTCGCTTCTATCAGGCGGCTGTCATGAACATTGGCACCTGTGACTGTCACTCCCAGAGGAATACCCTGACCATCCACATGGAGATGTATCTTGCCGCCGCTTCGGCCCCTGTCCGTCGGGTTGCGTCCAAGGCCCTCAGTCGCTGATTTTTTGAGAGCGCGTCGGGGCTTGCAGCAAGGTGCCGTCCATAGCCTGCCATTGGGCGTCGACGCCGACCTTTTCCCCATATTCAGCAAGAAGGATGCGAAAAATCTCCGCCATGATGCCAGCTTTGTTCCATCGCTGGAAGTGCTCGTGGACAGTGCTTTTTGATCCATAGCAGGCGGGAAGCATGGCCCATTGGCATCCTGTCCGGCATTTGTAGAGGATTCCTGCCAGAACCGTGCGCTGCGCAAGCGGTTTGCTGCCGCCGCTTCTTTTTCGTTTGAACGGGGCAAGGAGAGGCTCGATACGTTCCCACAGCTCATCAGGCACATCACGAAAATCTGTTTGTTTCATGGGACGAGATTACCACACCTTTTAAAATCAAAAAACATGCCGGACATCCTCTAAGAAGCCAGAATGGCGAAGCCAAAATTTCTCTTGTGGAACCCTATGCTGTGATGCTCAATGCAGGATTTTCAGCACAGGAGCTGCGCAAAATTTGCAAGCTCGTCCAGGAAAAACGAGAGATCCTGAAGGGAGCCTACCATGACTATTTCGCCTAAAACAGTTTGGTTCGATGAGGATTCCATGTGGGTCGGTTTGAATGATGCCAGGGTGATTGGCGTTCCACTTGCTTGGTTTCCTCGCCTGCTTAATGCGACAAAAATAGAACGGGAACAGTACGAGTTAAGCGCTTTCGGGATTCACTGGGACCACTTGAATGAGGATATCTCTGTGGAGGGACTTCTTGCTGGGCAGGGTGATCTCACAAAGACTCCTACCAAAGTAGCTTAAGAATTTGCCAGGAACGACATAAAGCAAGACACCGGGATGAGGCCTCATCCCGGTGTCTTGCTTTATGTTTGCTTGTCTTGAAGCACCTTGTAGAGGGTAGTCCTGCTTACCCCAAAGTGAGCTGCGATTTCCGTTTTGCTCTGCCCATCAGCGACCATCTTGCGAGCTAGCTCTGCCTGTTCTGGTGTGAAGGATGGTTTGCGTCCTTTGTACTTCCCTGCGGCTTTGGCAATGGCAATCCCTTCTCGCTGCCGTTCTCGGATCATGGCTCGTTCAAACTGGGCGACTGCGCCGATGATTTGGAGCTGGAGCTTCTGGAAGGGGTCTTCCGCTTTGCCTGCTGAAAAGGTGAGTCCTTCCTTGTGGAAGGAGACAGAAACATCCCGCTGGTTCAAGCTCTCGATGATTCGCAGAAGATCCTGAAGATTGCGAGCGAGTCTGTCGATGCTGTGCACATGCAGCGTATCCCCATCACGGAGGTAGTCCAAGCAAGCAACCAACTGAGGTCTGGACGTGTCCTTTCCACTGCATCTGTCGGTGAAGACCTTGTCCAAGTGAAAACCATCGAGTTGTCTGGCTGTATTCTGATCTGTGCTGCTGACACGGATGTAGCCGATCTGCTTTCCTTCCATGCTTAGCCTCCAAATTGTTCAAATAAGATTATAGAGGTTAAACGTATTTGTCAATTAAATGCAGAAATAACCCTAGATGAACAGACTTGCCCCTTTTGAATAGTGTTCATTTAGAGTCTACTCCAAATGCTCATTTCCAAAGAGGAGAAAGAACGTCTACACCTTCCCTTTTCAAGCGTTCACGGATAAAATCATACCGCTATTTTCTCCAGGAGAACGCCATGACCTTTCGTGATATTCTTGCCAAGTTCCGCAACATCTCTTTTTCCGAACGGGATAAGGGGGATCGCTTTGAACGCCTAATGCAGGCTTTTCTGCAAACTGTTCCCTGGTATGAAGGCAAGTTCCAGCATGTCTGGCTCTGGAAAGAGTTCCCCTACAAGAACAACCTGGGTGGCAAGGATACCGGCATCGATCTGGTGGCCCAAACGGTGGAAGGTGACTTCTGGGCTATCCAATGCAAGTGCTATGACGAAAAAGCTCGAATCGACAAACCTGCTGTGGACAGTTTTCTGGCAACATCCAGCAAGCAGTTCGTCAACGACCAGCTGCAAACGACTTCCTTTGCTCTGCGTCTCTGGATTTCCACGACCAACAAATGGGGGAGTGAGGCAGAAAATGCCATCAGGTACCAGGACCCCCCTGTTCAGCGAATTAGTCTTGCTGATCTTGAGAGTGCTCCTGTGGATTGGTCTGTGCTGGAGAAAGGAATCAGTGGTGCTCAGGCAAGGCAGAGCAAAAAAACGCCTCGACCGCATCAGCAGGCTGCAATCACAGCATTCCATGAGCATTTCCAGAGCAACGATCGTGGCAAACTGATCATGGCATGCGGTACAGGTAAAACCTACACCTCTCTGAAGATCGCGGAAAACCAAACCGGAGGGAAAGGTCTCGTCCTCTTTCTGGCTCCTTCCATTGCTCTGGTGGGACAAACCCTGCGTGAATGGACAGCGGAAGCCAGCAGCTCCATTTTCCCCATCTGCATCTGCTCTGATCCTGAAGTCAGCAAAAGCAAGACCAAGGCCGATGATGAGCATGATGGATACAGCGTCACGGATTTAGCATTCCCTGCCTCTACCGATGTGGATGAAATCGTTCGTCAGCTGCGCTTGGCAGAGAAATTCCATACGGATGGATTGACCGTCGTTTTTTCCACCTACCAGTCCATTGCCGTCATAGCTCGTGCCCAGAAGGAGTTTCAGCGGGAGTTCGATCTCATCATCTGTGATGAAGCACATCGCACAACGGGTGTTACCCTGAAGGATGAAGAAGAGTCCGCCTTCGTCAAAGTTCACGATAATGCCTTCATCCATGCCAAAAAGCGCATGTACATGACGGCTACTCCACGTCTGTATGCGGAAACCAGCAAGAAGAAAGCCCAGGAGGCGGATGCCTATCTCTGCTCGATGGATGATGAAGCCATGTACGGGCAGGAAGTTTTCCGTATCGGCTTTGGTGAGGCGGTGGATAAAAACCTTTTGGCTGACTACAAGGTACTGGTACTGACGCTGAGTGAAAACCAGATTCCCGCTGCCCTGCAAGCTGCTGTAGCCGATAGAACCAAGGAGATCGATACAGATGATGCCAGCAAGCTCATCGGGTGTATCAATGCTCTCTCCAAGCGGATGCTCATTGACGAGGGGCTGCTGAAAACATCCGATCCCTCCCCCATGCGCAAAGCTGTCGCTTTCTGCCAGAACATCAAGATTTCCAAAAAGATCAGTGCCGTCTTCAATGATTTCAAGGACAGCTATTATGATAGTCTGACCCAGGCGGAACGGGATGAGATGGTGGGTGTGGCAGCACAGCATGTGGATGGAACCATGCCTGCGACGACTCGTGACGAAAAATTGTCCTGGCTCAACGCATCTCCTTCGGATGGCAATGAGTGCCGTATTCTGACGAATGTGCGCTGTCTTTCCGAAGGGGTGGACGTACCTTCCCTGGATGCCGTTCTCTTTTTGTCTGCCAGAAACTCCCAGATCGATGTGGTGCAATCTGTGGGGCGTGTAATGCGTACCGCACCCGGAAAAAAGTTTGGCTACATCATCATCCCTGTCCTGATTCCTTCCAATGTGAGCCCGGAAGAAGCCCTCAACGACAACAAACGCTTTGCTGTTGTCTGGACGGTATTGAACGCTTTGCGTGCTCATGATGACCGTTTCAGTGCCACGGTCAACAAGATAGATTTGAACCGCCACAAACCTGCTGGGGGTGGTAGTGTCTTGATTGGTTCCATCGGTGGAGATTCTTCACAATCTGATCAGGATGAAAGCGATATCGGACACAAAGGGGATGGGAAACGGCCTCCAGCCCAGCTTCCCTTGCCTATACCGCAGCTGGAAGAGCTGAAAAATGCCATCTATGCCCGCATGGTGCAAAAGGTAGGGAACAAACGCTATTGGGAGCAGTGGGCAGCGGATGTCGCCAAGATCGCACAGGGCTATATCGAGCGCATCAATCGTCTGATTGCGGTTCCTGGTCCTCACAAAGATGCTTTTGACGAGTTCCTTTCCGGCTTGCGCAAAAACATCAATCCCTCTGTCACTCCGGGGGAAGTGGTGGAGATGTTGGCCCAGCATCTGATAACCAAACCAGTCTTCGAAGCTCTGT contains these protein-coding regions:
- a CDS encoding zeta toxin family protein, whose translation is MPRLLCICGPNGAGKSTFTRTVALRENLLVIDPDKLAADGLSPMAAGKAAVRMARVFLQEGVSFARESTLTAHFDFTLMAEARQRGYQIELVYIRLSSPELALQRVAARVARGGHDVPAQDVIRRYARSLENLPRAMQLADKVTILDNSFGNYIPL
- a CDS encoding DUF3150 domain-containing protein, whose protein sequence is MTQIISDIRILENLLALNLDISLWSARKKMTVEDFGGAELPPEDLASLGSKRIADPSSLKIFSTLKARAFSFLDRHGVRFMSGWAIPEEKAGAIIQELVAIRDEFLREKEAFLADYDESVKTWIDKHSQWSEIIRNSTVSPEYVRARMDFRWQLYKVSPLEQYPDEKAVLESGLAEEVEGLGNTLFDDLSRTAKDIWKRVYEGRTEVTHKALSPLRTLQSKLVGLSFVEPHVSPVADIIQSALDRMPKRGNITGSDLILLQGLVCLLKDSHALILHAQKVIEGNSTGSVLDALLKKDESVQPDEDNPFGTAELPVLPEVVSAPILPEIPSMGLW
- a CDS encoding ERF family protein: MLEYCSAEISELAKALIAVQRELLPAARDGTNPFTRSNYATLNSVMEACRDVLLAHGIWMTQLPVPAPVELGPGHIGLLTKLTHAESGQWQSSLAVVPLPKADPQGMGSAITYARRYALTAMLGIITEEDDDGEAAKMQPKTSGRVKQPRNGAQVQKGFQDRRTTGG
- a CDS encoding cobaltochelatase CobT-related protein, which codes for MQLREKDILGCLPLLASVLGNTYGVHVHIGGSDACTDGNMIQLPSLPVDCGEELLLLVRGFIDHESAHIRYTDFKAFKEAALDAVTKNLFNAIEDWRVENRLAAVFPGCRHNFHELIRRFFVEDATRERAGKRSLALSVLNYVLLTVRSWDVPEVSQPLEEETTSLDTHFPGMRQSLDLILAQIRQECPDTSSAIHYARQLAHCLKSWKSPSQEEQHQESGTQTENTSTSEKGSEASTPEDSTHGTSSAENSCSQAEETGQDILSGIPSIVDTLPVDMGNWLGKQLEVHAAGESGRKVEMAVEGFCEVHLLPDQDREKAVRMATALKARMLGLLQAHTLRHAISGRQGKLETGKLYRLSTGSPRIFQKRTSVHKLDTAVHILLDSSGSMHGESIKLAVQACYAVGKALEHLSGISLEITSFPAYREGKIGVFPLVRHGQKMTDRMQMQAHGGTPLAEALWWVMRQMLILRETRKVVLILTDGVPDDVTQCLQALEALRKTGVEVYGIGMKFDCISSLLPDTSSRVISRFEELSPALFEVLQHALLRETRYD
- a CDS encoding AAA family ATPase, with protein sequence MQTISDELSRLQVIELDAGQIFSGNPSGTPIKGYATPSLYTPRLDPNYLFHESSRDIIVWLLSPEEPLYIFGPSGCGKTSCVKQLAARLNYPLFEVTGHGRLEFADLTGHLTVHEGSMSYEYGPLALAMRYGGICLINELDMASPEVAAGLHGILDGSPLCIPENGGELIIPHPMFRFVATANTNGAGDDTGLYQGTQRQNLAFTDRFILCEMGYPDPSVEKKLLRDRYPALPVSLCETMVDYANEVRRLFMSEMSGSTLSGSIEITFSTRSLLRWGALTLRFQPLAKQGIQPVTYALDRALAYRASHETRAMLHELAQRMFPHLTGSGNDLLMGEEALGFVKLHCQRSSAVPYPRIFLRKEYVLDGQTLTKDWVGDAGAEGLTITWGHTGQSGQQHFVPVDTCKDKSPILELTSRAAKKLREGYALIKTKSSI
- a CDS encoding helix-turn-helix domain-containing protein codes for the protein MAGTKKQRLAVIVGANITARRKLLGWNQAAFAERLGMGADSLSRIERGLVAPRFQRLEEIAEILECSVAELFMTQEDLEKYRISFSSPKQEELPTVTRSEIIFLAEKIIQRLK
- a CDS encoding MucR family transcriptional regulator; this translates as MALEDKDIFAAIFAKHSNQPIEFVMAEYEKAKLLNMEIEKRLLEQPEFVVSPVQPVAAPVKQVALIPEIEKKPAPQKKQYTKDDLKFDPATAITEKSITCCLCGKQSLSLTARHLAHHELSVEDYKKLCGYEPTQKLMAREYLAKMTDNARRAQEARAAKRMEKEGQEG